One Solea solea chromosome 5, fSolSol10.1, whole genome shotgun sequence genomic window carries:
- the LOC131459678 gene encoding high choriolytic enzyme 1-like translates to MTPTVSLLLLLLLGLSAAHPLQDEGNEDEDDVDITTRILTSNNATDEILLEGDLLAPKTRNAMKCWYQSCQWKKGNNGLVTIPFTVSSQFTSWEKQKIDSALKVYHSSTCIRFVPRQNQYDYISIENRAGCFSALGRVGGRQVLSLNRQGCVYHGVVLHEINHALGFQHEQTRSDRDNYVKINWEYINPQNAYNFYKQDTNNLNTPYDYSSIMHYGRTAFTVQYGRDTITPIPNPNVQIGQRRGMSRWDIIRINALYGC, encoded by the coding sequence ATGACTCCCACTGTcagcctgctgttgctgctcctgctcGGCCTGTCTGCGGCTCATCCTCTCCAGGATGAaggaaatgaagatgaagacgacGTTGACATCACCACCAGGATTCTAACCTCCAACAACGCCACAGATGAGATCCTGCTGGAAGGAGACCTGCTTGCGCCCAAAACCAGAAACGCCATGAAGTGCTGGTATCAGAGCTGCCAGTGGAAGAAAGGAAACAATGGTCTGGTGACAATCCCATTCACTGTGAGCAGTCAGTTCACCAGCTGGGAAAAGCAGAAGATCGACTCTGCCCTGAAGGTCTACCACAGCAGTACCTGCATCCGCTTTGTCCCCCGTCAGAACCAGTATGACTACATCAGCATCGAGAACAGAGCTGGATGTTTCTCCGCTCTGGGCAGAGTGGGAGGAAGACAGGTGCTCTCTCTGAACCGACAGGGCTGCGTCTACCACGGTGTCGTCCTGCACGAGATCAACCACGCTCTGGGCTTCCAGCATGAGCAGACCAGGAGCGACCGTGACAACTATGTCAAGATCAACTGGGAGTACATTAACCCACAGAATGCCTACAACTTCTACAAGCAGGACACCAACAACCTGAACACTCCCTACGACTACTCCTCCATCATGCACTATGGAAGAACAGCCTTCACTGTCCAGTACGGGAGAGATACAATCACTCCCATCCCCAACCCCAATGTCCAGATCGGCCAGAGGCGGGGCATGTCCCGCTGGGACATCATCAGGATCAACGCCCTCTATGGCTGCTAA